In Streptomyces nodosus, one DNA window encodes the following:
- a CDS encoding OPT/YSL family transporter, with the protein MTFVLLVLLSLVGAVIGTDLVAKLGISANTAVVGALLAMLIGRIPIAGLRRMRSVHRQNLAQSAISAATFASANVLLSSIAVPYVFGRSDLVWPMLAGAFAGLLIDAWVLYRSFGSRLLPADAAWPPGAAAAETIKAGDKGGRRALILGAGTLVGLGGTLFSLPLSAAGVAFLGNVWALLMFGVGLGIAQYAPGAFQVNLTADFIPHGVMVGAGVVALGQAVHLLLRRRPDRSAAVGTAAPADPTVRTTVDETTLRRTLVRGYLLFAAGAVVMAVLGGVLGDMSPLGIAGWVLFAAFAAIVHELIVGLAAMQSGWFPSFAVTLIFLIAGLLIGIPSVPLALLVGYVSATGPAFADMGYDLKAGWLLRRTHRPWDAYERAGRREQFRAALIGFTAALIVVAVVWHSYFRQGLIPPVARVYADTVKQGLDSPGVLGHLLLWAIPGAVIQLLGGTKRQMGVMLATGLLVATPSACWFVVAALLVRVVYRRWRGEQADEELNLVGAGLIAGSSLGDTAQIVKAG; encoded by the coding sequence ATGACGTTCGTGCTGCTCGTCCTGCTGTCCCTGGTGGGCGCGGTGATCGGCACCGACCTGGTCGCCAAGCTCGGCATCTCCGCCAACACCGCCGTGGTCGGTGCGCTGCTGGCGATGCTCATCGGCCGTATCCCCATAGCCGGGCTGAGACGGATGCGTTCCGTGCACCGGCAGAACCTCGCCCAGAGCGCCATCTCCGCGGCCACCTTCGCCTCCGCCAATGTGCTGCTCAGCTCGATCGCCGTGCCCTATGTCTTCGGCCGCAGCGACCTGGTGTGGCCGATGCTGGCCGGTGCCTTCGCCGGTCTGCTGATCGACGCCTGGGTGCTGTACCGCTCGTTCGGCTCCCGGCTGCTGCCCGCGGACGCCGCCTGGCCGCCCGGCGCCGCCGCCGCGGAGACCATCAAGGCGGGCGACAAGGGCGGCCGGCGAGCCCTGATCCTCGGCGCCGGCACGCTCGTCGGCCTGGGCGGCACCCTCTTCAGCCTGCCCCTGTCCGCGGCCGGCGTCGCCTTCCTCGGCAATGTGTGGGCGCTGCTGATGTTCGGCGTCGGCCTGGGCATCGCCCAGTACGCGCCCGGTGCCTTCCAGGTGAATCTGACCGCCGACTTCATCCCGCACGGCGTCATGGTCGGCGCCGGTGTGGTGGCCCTGGGCCAGGCGGTCCATCTGCTGCTGCGTCGCCGCCCGGACCGCTCCGCCGCCGTCGGCACCGCCGCGCCGGCCGACCCCACCGTCCGTACCACCGTCGACGAGACCACCCTGCGCCGCACGCTGGTGCGCGGCTATCTCCTCTTCGCCGCCGGTGCCGTGGTGATGGCGGTCCTCGGCGGGGTGCTGGGTGACATGAGCCCCCTCGGTATCGCGGGCTGGGTGCTGTTCGCGGCGTTCGCCGCCATCGTCCACGAGCTGATCGTGGGCCTCGCGGCGATGCAGTCGGGCTGGTTCCCGTCCTTCGCCGTCACCCTGATCTTCCTGATCGCCGGGCTGCTCATCGGTATCCCCTCGGTGCCGCTCGCGCTGCTCGTCGGTTATGTCTCCGCGACCGGTCCGGCCTTCGCGGACATGGGGTACGACCTCAAGGCGGGCTGGCTGCTGCGCAGGACCCACCGCCCGTGGGACGCCTATGAGCGGGCCGGACGGCGTGAGCAGTTCCGCGCCGCGCTGATCGGCTTCACCGCCGCGCTGATCGTCGTCGCCGTGGTGTGGCACTCCTACTTCCGCCAGGGCCTGATCCCGCCGGTCGCCCGGGTCTACGCCGACACCGTCAAGCAGGGCCTGGACTCCCCCGGTGTCCTCGGCCATCTGCTGCTGTGGGCGATCCCCGGCGCCGTGATCCAGCTCCTCGGCGGGACCAAGCGGCAGATGGGCGTGATGCTCGCCACCGGTCTGCTGGTCGCCACCCCGAGCGCCTGCTGGTTCGTCGTCGCGGCACTGCTGGTCCGCGTGGTGTACCGCAGATGGCGCGGGGAGCAGGCGGACGAGGAGCTGAACCTGGTCGGTGCCGGTCTCATCGCGGGCAGTTCGCTGGGCGACACCGCGCAGATCGTCAAGGCCGGATGA
- a CDS encoding IclR family transcriptional regulator produces the protein MTEAESPKGVLQSVDRALSALLSFTERRPEWGVTELAREHGWDKAVAQRLLTTLTARGFLMCDATTRRYRLGPSVSRLARVGEHSGVLPSLVRPVLARLLRETGESVVLNVPHGSGYRCAAAVDGTGPVRYTAIIGALMPGHAGASGHAIFAHYREPELRQLFGASPLQRFNEHTVTDYDVLLERYAEVRRDGVSVSHGEYDEAVTAIAAPVFQAGSVAASLTVIGPAHRVSRAAERLTELVREAADEASTAFGG, from the coding sequence ATGACCGAGGCGGAATCCCCGAAAGGGGTGCTGCAGAGCGTCGACCGAGCGCTGAGCGCACTGCTCTCCTTCACCGAGCGGCGCCCCGAGTGGGGCGTGACCGAACTGGCCCGGGAGCATGGCTGGGACAAGGCCGTCGCACAGCGGCTGCTCACCACGCTCACCGCCCGCGGCTTTCTGATGTGCGACGCCACCACCCGTCGCTACCGCCTGGGCCCCTCGGTGTCACGGCTGGCCCGGGTCGGCGAGCACAGCGGCGTGCTGCCCTCCCTGGTCCGGCCCGTGCTCGCCCGGCTGCTGCGCGAGACCGGGGAGAGCGTGGTCCTCAACGTCCCGCACGGCAGCGGCTACCGCTGCGCCGCCGCCGTGGACGGCACCGGACCCGTCCGCTACACCGCGATCATCGGCGCCCTGATGCCCGGCCACGCCGGGGCCTCCGGCCACGCGATCTTCGCCCACTATCGGGAGCCCGAGCTGCGCCAGCTGTTCGGCGCCAGCCCGCTGCAGCGCTTCAACGAGCACACCGTCACCGATTACGACGTCCTCCTCGAGCGCTATGCGGAGGTACGGCGGGACGGTGTCAGCGTCAGCCACGGAGAGTATGACGAGGCCGTCACGGCCATCGCCGCCCCGGTCTTCCAGGCGGGCAGCGTCGCCGCCTCGCTGACCGTCATCGGCCCGGCCCACCGCGTCTCCCGCGCGGCCGAACGCCTCACCGAGCTGGTCAGAGAGGCCGCCGACGAGGCCAGCACCGCCTTCGGCGGCTGA
- a CDS encoding ATP-binding cassette domain-containing protein — protein sequence MTDASAESSNPPPPPPPATIAFEGKHGKNPLEEASFTKMCGRLPSVLGHTARMAWAVDRSAVVLLLVCQLLTGVAAGVVLAFTAQAMRHLLGTGTVSERLHGALPALMVVTAASAAARVTSALSSYADGRITPGLMSEADTALVAAVCRVESSAYGEDGFADRQEAAEVGVTRTRMMVSDAQRFMASLIRMVAAGGVITALHWLMLPLLLLAVLPAGLGAVLCARVDYETHYANVGDRNVRGMMRWWATDPRHSDEVRANGMTGYLIYWYRTLSRRIDERTLTAAPRMLRIVLSTSAVGGLFLLATWATLAWLAGTGRVALPIAATAVVAVQTTLGALSQLVVYGAALFHTSLYLADMRSFLDLAGKRAPRRGEAVIPSRVDEIRLDEVVYRYPGKEEPAVAGVSLTLRRGKILAVVGENGSGKSTLTRLITGILLADKGRVLWDGTDLARAAPDSVWARAALVPQNFATWPLRARENITLGQPRSWDDAPVWEAVDAVGMRGAIERLPRQLDTLLARELFGGVELSGGQWQRLACGRALYRRTPLLILDEPTSQMDPRGEHQIFERIKAIAADRITIVVTHRLENTRVADHIVVMEQGRITEQGRYDDLVRANGTFAELLALSQDR from the coding sequence ATGACCGACGCCTCCGCCGAAAGCTCGAACCCGCCGCCCCCACCACCTCCGGCCACCATCGCCTTCGAGGGGAAGCACGGCAAGAACCCTCTGGAAGAGGCCAGTTTCACCAAGATGTGCGGGCGGCTGCCCTCCGTCCTGGGACACACCGCACGCATGGCCTGGGCGGTCGACCGGAGCGCGGTCGTCCTGCTGCTGGTGTGTCAGCTGCTCACCGGGGTCGCAGCCGGTGTCGTCCTCGCGTTCACCGCACAGGCCATGCGACACCTCCTCGGCACGGGCACGGTGTCCGAGCGGCTGCACGGGGCCCTGCCCGCGCTCATGGTGGTCACTGCCGCCTCTGCCGCCGCCCGGGTGACCAGCGCCCTGTCCAGCTACGCCGACGGGCGGATCACCCCGGGCCTGATGAGCGAGGCGGACACCGCGCTGGTCGCCGCCGTGTGCCGGGTGGAGTCCTCCGCCTACGGTGAGGACGGGTTCGCGGACCGTCAGGAGGCGGCCGAGGTCGGCGTCACTCGCACCCGGATGATGGTCAGTGACGCGCAGCGGTTCATGGCCTCGCTGATCCGGATGGTCGCCGCGGGCGGTGTGATCACCGCACTGCACTGGCTGATGCTCCCGCTGCTGCTGCTCGCCGTGCTCCCGGCCGGCCTGGGTGCGGTGCTCTGCGCCCGCGTGGACTACGAGACGCACTACGCCAATGTGGGCGACCGCAATGTGCGCGGCATGATGCGCTGGTGGGCCACCGACCCGCGCCACAGTGACGAGGTCCGCGCCAACGGCATGACCGGCTATCTCATCTACTGGTACCGGACCCTGTCCCGGCGCATCGACGAGCGCACCCTGACCGCCGCGCCGCGGATGCTCCGTATCGTTCTGTCCACCTCCGCCGTGGGCGGGCTGTTCCTGCTGGCGACCTGGGCGACGCTGGCCTGGCTCGCCGGCACCGGCCGCGTCGCACTGCCCATCGCCGCCACCGCCGTGGTCGCCGTGCAGACCACGCTCGGCGCGCTCTCCCAACTGGTCGTCTACGGGGCGGCGTTGTTCCACACCTCGCTCTACCTCGCCGATATGCGCTCCTTCCTCGACCTCGCCGGGAAGCGGGCGCCCCGGCGCGGGGAGGCGGTCATCCCCTCCCGCGTCGACGAGATCCGGCTCGACGAGGTCGTCTACCGCTACCCCGGCAAGGAGGAACCGGCCGTGGCCGGTGTCTCCCTCACTCTGCGCCGCGGGAAGATCCTGGCCGTGGTGGGCGAGAACGGCTCCGGCAAGTCCACCCTGACCAGGCTGATCACCGGAATCCTGCTCGCCGACAAGGGACGGGTGCTGTGGGACGGCACCGACCTGGCCCGGGCGGCGCCCGACTCGGTCTGGGCCCGAGCGGCCCTGGTGCCGCAGAACTTCGCCACCTGGCCGCTGCGCGCACGGGAGAACATCACCCTCGGACAGCCCAGGAGCTGGGACGACGCTCCCGTCTGGGAGGCCGTCGACGCCGTCGGCATGCGCGGCGCCATCGAGCGGCTGCCGCGACAGCTCGACACCCTGCTCGCCCGGGAGCTCTTCGGAGGCGTCGAACTGTCCGGCGGCCAGTGGCAGCGGCTCGCCTGCGGTCGCGCCCTGTACCGCCGGACACCGCTGCTGATCCTGGACGAACCGACGTCACAGATGGACCCGCGCGGCGAACACCAGATCTTCGAGAGGATCAAGGCGATCGCCGCGGACCGGATCACCATCGTGGTCACCCACCGGCTGGAGAACACCCGGGTGGCCGACCACATCGTCGTCATGGAGCAGGGCCGCATCACCGAACAGGGCCGTTACGACGACCTGGTCCGCGCCAACGGGACGTTCGCCGAGCTGCTCGCCCTCTCCCAGGACCGGTGA
- a CDS encoding ABC transporter ATP-binding protein yields MTGRSLGATESRPVIALAGVSVHRRTTGQEIVLDSVDWTVRTGEHWALLGPNGAGKTTMLRLAGALLHPTAGTVDVLGHRLGRVDVRELRARLGLVTAAQKVPLDATAHTVVLTGVTGTVQPLWRMYDADDRERAHDLLAELGCKELAGRAFGDCSGGQRARVLIARALMSEPSLLLLDEPFNALDLPSREDLVDALHRLADGRPGLSTVTVTHHPEELPPSTSHAYLLKEGRELVSGPVDSVLTSENFTRCFGRPIRVEAHDGRWYARSASLPGAERPGA; encoded by the coding sequence ATGACAGGCCGCAGCCTTGGTGCCACCGAATCCCGTCCCGTCATCGCCCTGGCCGGGGTGAGCGTCCATCGCCGTACGACCGGTCAGGAGATCGTCCTGGACTCGGTCGACTGGACCGTACGGACCGGCGAGCACTGGGCCCTGCTGGGGCCGAACGGCGCCGGCAAGACCACCATGCTGAGGCTCGCCGGGGCACTGCTGCACCCCACCGCGGGGACGGTGGACGTGCTCGGTCACCGCCTGGGCCGGGTGGACGTACGGGAGTTGCGCGCACGCCTCGGCCTGGTCACCGCCGCGCAGAAGGTTCCGCTGGACGCCACCGCCCACACCGTGGTTCTCACCGGTGTGACCGGCACGGTGCAGCCGCTGTGGCGGATGTATGACGCCGACGACCGTGAGCGGGCCCATGACCTGCTCGCGGAACTGGGCTGCAAGGAACTCGCCGGCCGGGCCTTCGGCGACTGCTCGGGCGGGCAGCGCGCCCGGGTGCTGATCGCCCGCGCCCTGATGTCCGAGCCGTCCCTGCTGCTGCTCGACGAGCCGTTCAACGCGCTCGACCTGCCCTCCCGGGAGGATCTGGTCGACGCGCTGCACCGGCTGGCGGACGGCCGTCCGGGACTGTCGACCGTGACCGTCACCCATCATCCGGAGGAGCTGCCGCCCTCCACCTCGCACGCCTATCTGCTCAAAGAGGGCCGTGAACTGGTCTCCGGGCCGGTGGACTCGGTGCTCACCTCGGAGAACTTCACCCGGTGCTTCGGACGGCCCATCCGGGTCGAGGCGCACGACGGCCGCTGGTACGCCCGGTCCGCGTCCCTGCCGGGCGCGGAGCGGCCGGGCGCCTAG
- a CDS encoding BlaI/MecI/CopY family transcriptional regulator translates to MAGRGPEGRAERRSAGELESAVLAALWATEQALTPAEIQAGIGGGLAYNTVHTILKRLYDKGLVLRDVDGRRGAYRPSKDAAELTAEAMHQALDRGPDPIAALQQFVSGLSPEEEQALRDVLDERPSPGGRET, encoded by the coding sequence ATGGCTGGCAGAGGTCCCGAGGGCAGGGCGGAACGACGCAGCGCCGGTGAGCTGGAGAGCGCGGTGCTGGCCGCGCTGTGGGCCACCGAACAGGCGCTCACGCCCGCCGAGATCCAGGCCGGCATCGGCGGCGGCCTCGCCTACAACACCGTGCACACCATCCTCAAGCGCCTCTATGACAAGGGACTTGTCCTGCGGGACGTGGACGGGCGGCGCGGGGCGTACCGGCCCTCGAAGGACGCGGCCGAACTGACCGCCGAGGCCATGCACCAGGCCCTGGACCGCGGCCCCGACCCGATCGCCGCGCTCCAGCAGTTCGTCTCCGGCCTCAGCCCCGAGGAGGAACAGGCCTTGCGCGATGTGCTCGACGAGCGTCCGTCCCCCGGGGGCCGCGAGACCTGA
- a CDS encoding DedA family protein, translated as MATTLSLGAQLAVNVLDAQSLLAAFGVLGVGVVLFAETGLLIGFFLPGDSLLFTAGLLCAGSGRHGIHLALGPLLVAAAVGALAGSQCGYLIGRKAGGALLARSRSPRLHEGAQRAEELLERYGHAKAIVLARFIPVVRTVLNPMAGALRVPLRTFTVWQVAGGLVWSLGLILAGYALGSSVPNIDAYLLPMIAVIVVLSLIPLALELLRSRRTAKEGARG; from the coding sequence ATGGCCACAACCTTGTCACTGGGGGCACAGCTCGCGGTGAATGTGCTGGACGCCCAGTCTCTGCTCGCAGCCTTCGGCGTGCTGGGCGTGGGCGTCGTGCTGTTCGCCGAGACGGGCCTGCTCATCGGCTTCTTCCTGCCGGGCGACTCCCTGCTGTTCACCGCCGGGCTGCTGTGCGCCGGCTCGGGCCGGCACGGCATACATCTGGCGCTCGGCCCGCTGCTGGTCGCGGCCGCCGTGGGCGCGCTCGCCGGATCCCAGTGCGGCTATCTGATCGGCCGTAAGGCGGGCGGCGCGCTGCTCGCCCGGAGCCGCTCGCCCCGGCTGCACGAGGGCGCCCAGCGCGCCGAGGAGCTCCTGGAGCGGTACGGCCACGCCAAGGCGATCGTCCTGGCCCGCTTCATCCCCGTCGTCCGTACGGTGTTGAACCCGATGGCCGGTGCCCTGCGGGTGCCTCTGCGGACCTTCACCGTCTGGCAGGTGGCCGGTGGCCTGGTGTGGAGCCTCGGTCTCATCCTCGCCGGATATGCGCTCGGCTCCTCGGTGCCGAACATCGACGCCTATCTGCTGCCGATGATCGCGGTGATCGTCGTGCTCTCCCTGATCCCCCTCGCCCTGGAGCTGCTGCGCTCCCGCCGGACCGCGAAGGAAGGTGCCCGCGGATGA
- a CDS encoding ABC transporter ATP-binding protein, protein MTRLEETSTGRQPAVARTAGLDARIVVERGSFRLDVTLTAAPGEVVALLGPNGAGKTTALRALAGLVPLAVDGRLLLDGSALDRTPPEARPVGVVFQDYLLFPHLTALDNVAFGPRCRGASKAEARAVAANWLERMGLADHAGARPRRLSGGQAQRVALARALATRPRLLLLDEPLAALDARTRLEVRAGLRRHLAEFEAVAVLVTHDPLDAMVLADRLVVVEHGRVVQEGTPSDVARRPRTDYIARLVGLNLYRGVAEGHTVRLDTGPVIISTEVLTGPAFVAFPPAAVTLFRERPSGASARNLWRCEVAGLETHGDRIRVDLTGELPLAADLTTVAAAELGLQPGITVWAAVKAAQTHAYPA, encoded by the coding sequence ATGACCCGCCTCGAGGAGACCTCCACCGGCCGCCAGCCGGCCGTGGCGCGCACTGCGGGCCTGGACGCCCGGATCGTGGTCGAGCGCGGCTCCTTCCGGCTCGATGTGACACTGACCGCGGCGCCCGGAGAGGTCGTCGCGCTGCTGGGACCCAACGGCGCCGGGAAGACCACCGCACTGCGCGCGCTGGCCGGGCTGGTACCGCTCGCCGTCGACGGCCGTCTGCTGCTCGACGGGTCCGCGCTGGACCGTACGCCGCCCGAGGCGCGCCCCGTGGGCGTCGTCTTCCAGGACTATCTGCTCTTCCCGCATCTGACCGCGCTGGACAATGTGGCCTTCGGCCCCCGCTGCCGGGGCGCGTCCAAGGCGGAGGCACGGGCGGTCGCCGCGAACTGGCTGGAGCGCATGGGGCTGGCCGACCACGCCGGGGCCAGGCCGCGCCGGCTCTCCGGCGGCCAGGCGCAGCGTGTCGCGCTCGCCCGCGCACTGGCCACCCGGCCCCGGCTGCTGCTCCTGGACGAGCCGCTCGCCGCGCTCGACGCCCGCACCCGGCTGGAGGTACGGGCCGGGCTGCGGCGCCATCTGGCCGAGTTCGAGGCGGTGGCGGTGCTGGTCACCCATGACCCGCTGGACGCGATGGTGCTCGCCGACCGACTGGTGGTCGTGGAGCACGGCCGGGTGGTCCAGGAGGGCACCCCGTCGGATGTGGCGCGCCGGCCCCGTACGGACTACATCGCCCGGCTGGTGGGCCTCAACCTGTACCGGGGGGTCGCCGAGGGGCATACGGTACGGCTGGACACCGGTCCCGTGATCATCAGCACGGAGGTGCTGACCGGCCCCGCCTTCGTGGCGTTCCCTCCCGCCGCCGTCACCCTGTTCCGGGAGCGGCCCAGCGGTGCGAGTGCGCGCAATCTGTGGCGGTGCGAGGTCGCGGGCTTGGAGACACACGGGGACCGGATCCGTGTCGACCTCACCGGTGAGCTGCCGCTGGCCGCGGATCTGACCACCGTCGCCGCGGCGGAACTCGGGCTCCAGCCGGGGATCACGGTCTGGGCGGCCGTCAAGGCGGCGCAGACCCACGCCTATCCGGCCTGA
- the modB gene encoding molybdate ABC transporter permease subunit: MTRPGTSDTAARPRVDGPRRGRVPRPGVPLPLLLPAVIGLAFLLLPLIALLARAPWRDLPHQLTSTEVWQALQLSLLSATAATAVSLVLGVPLAWLLARTDFPGRGLVRALVTLPLVLPPVVGGVALLLALGRNGIVGQWLDAWFGITLPFTTAGVVVAEAFVAMPFLVISVEGTLRAADPRYEEAATTLGASRFTAFRRVTLPLIAPGIAAGAVLAWARALGEFGATITFAGNFPGRTQTMPLAVYLALQNDPAAAIALSLVLLAVSIAVLAGLRDRWMTAAS; encoded by the coding sequence GTGACCCGGCCCGGCACCTCCGACACCGCGGCCCGCCCCCGGGTGGACGGGCCGCGGCGCGGGCGTGTCCCGCGGCCGGGGGTGCCGCTGCCCCTGCTTCTGCCTGCGGTGATCGGCCTGGCGTTTCTGCTGCTGCCGCTGATCGCCCTGCTGGCACGGGCTCCCTGGCGGGACCTGCCGCACCAGCTGACCAGCACGGAGGTGTGGCAGGCGCTCCAGCTGTCCCTGCTGAGCGCCACCGCGGCCACCGCGGTGAGCCTGGTGCTGGGCGTGCCGCTGGCCTGGCTGCTGGCCCGTACGGACTTTCCCGGACGCGGCCTGGTACGGGCCCTGGTGACGCTGCCGCTGGTGCTGCCGCCGGTGGTGGGCGGTGTGGCCCTGCTGCTGGCGCTCGGGCGCAACGGCATCGTCGGGCAGTGGCTGGACGCCTGGTTCGGGATCACACTGCCGTTCACCACCGCCGGGGTCGTGGTGGCCGAGGCGTTCGTGGCGATGCCGTTCCTCGTCATCAGCGTCGAGGGCACGCTGCGGGCCGCCGATCCGCGCTACGAGGAGGCCGCGACGACGCTCGGCGCCTCCCGGTTCACGGCGTTCCGCCGGGTCACGCTGCCGCTGATCGCACCGGGCATCGCGGCCGGGGCCGTACTGGCCTGGGCGCGGGCGCTCGGCGAGTTCGGGGCGACGATCACCTTCGCGGGCAACTTCCCCGGCCGCACCCAGACGATGCCGCTGGCCGTCTATCTGGCGCTGCAGAACGACCCGGCGGCGGCGATCGCCCTGAGCCTGGTACTGCTGGCCGTGTCGATCGCGGTCCTGGCGGGGCTCCGGGACCGCTGGATGACGGCGGCGTCATGA